Proteins co-encoded in one Candidatus Culexarchaeum yellowstonense genomic window:
- a CDS encoding prepilin-type N-terminal cleavage/methylation domain-containing protein, which yields MSLKHKYGFSLVELLVVIAIIAIALSFGSYVMSVYRNAVSMKLRDDVLAMLEKARFLSITSVPHGVKFTSDKFMLVGLKDGICSSDSAIHCYSDGDCENGSCMPGDYMKTSDENDESYLFPLEGQSSIIPSGYSVCCSSSCSDYIIWFDRKGVPRDYIWGLGPTTITIKYSNSEVAKIVISPAGRIQYERK from the coding sequence ATGTCTTTAAAACACAAATATGGATTTTCTCTTGTGGAACTTCTGGTGGTTATTGCCATTATAGCAATTGCCTTGAGCTTTGGATCATATGTGATGAGTGTTTACCGAAATGCGGTGAGTATGAAGTTGCGTGATGATGTACTTGCCATGCTGGAAAAAGCAAGATTTCTGTCCATCACTTCCGTACCTCATGGAGTAAAATTTACTTCTGACAAGTTTATGTTAGTTGGGCTTAAGGATGGTATATGCAGTAGTGATAGTGCCATTCACTGCTATTCGGACGGAGATTGTGAGAACGGTTCATGCATGCCGGGAGATTACATGAAAACATCCGATGAAAATGATGAAAGCTATTTGTTTCCTTTGGAAGGGCAGAGTAGTATTATACCTTCCGGATATTCTGTATGTTGCTCATCCTCTTGCTCCGATTATATAATATGGTTCGATCGAAAAGGGGTTCCTCGTGATTATATATGGGGGCTTGGCCCGACAACAATAACCATAAAGTACTCTAATAGTGAAGTTGCTAAAATTGTTATAAGTCCTGCAGGAAGGATTCAGTATGAAAGGAAATAA